DNA sequence from the Acidobacteriota bacterium genome:
TCGAGGTCCTGCGAGGCCCGCAGGGGACCCTCTTCGGATCCGGGTCGCTTGCCGGCACCGTCCGCTACATCACGAACCAGCCCGAAATCGGAGTCTCCGACGGCTTCGGTGAGTTCTCGCTCAACTCGGTCGGCGACGGGGGCATGGGCGGCACCGCGAAAGTCGCGGTCAACGCGCCGATCGGCGACACATCGGCGATGAGGATCACCGCCTACCACACGGCCTTCGGCGGTTTCATGGACGCGGTTCAGCCCGACCTGGGCGTCAACGAGGACGTGAACTCCGGTGAACGTACCGGCGCGCGCTGGGCGCTGCGCTTCGAGCCGTCGGAGAACGTGACGGTCACACCACGGCTGATCTACCAGGAAGTCGAGATGGACGGCTGGAACCGGATCGACGACTTCAACATCCTGGCCAACCCGTACACGACAACCCGTCCCGCCGTGGATCTCGGCGAGCGCCAGCTCTTCACCCAGTTCGAGGAGCCCTACACCGACGAGTTCCTGCTCGCCGACCTCAAGGTCGTGATCGACCTCCCCGACGGCTACTACTTCACCTCGATCACCTCGGCCACCGACCGCGACGTCCTCGTCGTGCGCGACTCGACTGCCCTCTACGCGAGCGTCGCCGGCGCCACGATCGGCCTTCCCGAAGCGGTCTACACGCTGGACGCGCCTCTGATCGACGCGACGACCGCGACCGGCCTCACCCAGGAACTCCGGCTGGCGAGCGGCGACGAGTACACGCACTGGGTTCTGGGCGTCTTCTACAGCACCAGCGAACGGGACTACGGCCAGAGCCTTCCGGTGACCGGCTTCGAGGCGATGACCGGCATTCCCACCGAGGGCGGCTTCGGCGCCGCCGTCGACGAGCTGTTCTACTCCGACCTGAACTACGAGTTCGACCAGACCGCCGCCTTCTTCGAGATCACCTGGACCGCCAGCGAACGGGTCGACCTGACCGCGGGCGCGCGCTGGTACGACTACGAGGAAAGCCGCGCCCAGCTCTTCGACGGCCTGTTCGCCGATCCGGGGCCGACCCGGGGGAAGACCAGCGCGGACGGCATCGCGCCGCGTTTCATCGCCAGCTTCCAGGCCAGCGAGAACACCCAGCTCAACGCGCAGGTATCGAAGGGCTTTCGGCTCGGCGGCATCAACGATCCGCTGAACGTACCCGTCTGCACGCCCGAGGATCTCGCGACCTTCAGCGGCCGGGACAGTTGGGACGACGAGGAACTCTGGAACGTCGAGATGGGTTCGAAGTCCACGATCATGGGCGGCCGCGGCACGTTCAACGTTGCGGCGTTCACGATGGACATCTCGGACCTGCAGACGACAGTAACCGCGGGCTCCTGCTCGTCGCGCCTGATCTTCAACGTACCCAATGCCCGCAGCACGGGACTGGAACTCGAGCTGACGGCTCAGCCCACGGGGGCCTTTGACTACGCCATCTCCGCCAGCTACTCCGACTCCGAACTCGGATCGACCCTGACCTCCACCGCCGCCGACGGCACGACCAGCGTGGTGTCCGGCATCGAGAACGGCAACCGCCTGCCGACGGTGCCGAAGTTCCAGGCAGCGGTCGCCGCAACGTACCGCTGGGAGGCCGGCAGTTGGGCCGGCTACCTGACGGGAGCCTTCCAGCACGTCGGCTCCCGCTTTACCCAGATCGGCGACCACGCCCCGGGGTTCGGCACCGTCGATCTGCTGGCCCTGTCCGCCACGAACCCGGTCGGCGGTCCATTGACGCAATCCGTGTTCCGGTTCAACCCCGAATTGCCCGCCTACGACCTGCTGAATCTGCGTCTCGGCTTCCTGAACGAACGCTGGGATGTCGCACTGTTCGTCAACAACGCGACGGATGAACGGGCCTTCCTGGCTCTCGACCAGGAACGAGGTACACGAGCGCGGGTCGGCTACCTGACGAACCCGCCGCGGACCGTCGGCGTCAGCACCCGAATCAACTTCTGAGCGTCACGCGCCGCGAAGTCAGTGCATGTCGGGCTGTGCCGTGCTCGTCAGCAGTCCCGTGGCGGCGAGCACGAGGAGCGCGAAAACGACTTCGAGTGCAACAGTCCTCGGTAGGGGGTCCGTGTGCAGGTCGGGCCTGAAGTGGATCCGCAGGTAGTTCACCGCTCCGAAGAAGAGCACGAAGACGCTGAGGCCCACCTTGACCAGGAGGATCTGACCGTAAGGATCGGTCCACAGCATGTCCCAGACCGGCAGGTAGAGGAACGCGAGGAGCCCGCCGCTCAGAACCAGCATCGAGGCGCCCATCACCGCCAGAGGCGAGAACGCCCGCAACCAGTACCGATGCATCGAAGCGATCTCTGCCCGGGAGGGTACGGACATCACCAGCGGCACCAGGAGCACGACGATCAGAGTGCCGATCCAGAACCCGGCGCCCAGGATGTGGACGCTCTGAGCGACCCATGCCTGTGGGTTCCCGTAGGCGTGACCGGTCATCGGCAGCGCCGCGGCCACGCTCAGCACACCGAGCGAGGTGATCAAGCCGCCGGCCATCGGGGACCTCAGCATGGCGACGGTTCCCAGGGCGGTCACGGCGGCCGCAGCGGCCTGCCACTGCCACCGATCGCCCCAACGGCTCTCCAGAGCCACGGTTCGGAGATTCTCGTAAGAGAGCCACTCTCTCAGCCCCCAGACTTCGATCGATTGGAAGCCCGCCCGGAGCAGCACCGCCGCCAGCAGCAGCATGCCGAACAGCCATCCCAGGCGCCGCAGCCCAACCTGCGGATCGCGCACCGAAAGAGCGGCACCGCGCACCACGACCAGTAGCCAGACGCCGAGGACGCCGCAGACCAGGAGCAGGGGAACGTAGACCGACCAGCGGCCGGCCACCTCCCAACTCATGGCCGGAACCGTCGCAATCGGTTCAGTGGCCTCCGCGGTCGATCGTGAAAGACCACTCGCCGGTCAGGACGTGACCATCGTCGCCCGCCGTCTTCCAGCGCGCGGTGTAGGCGCCGTCGGGCATGCGGCCCGAAACGCGCGCCATCAGGTCCTTCTCACCCATCGTGTGGAGACCTTCGACCTTCATCGGACCCGCCGGCCCCTCGAGTGCGAGTTTGCTCAGTGGCACGTCCGGCTCCTGGTTGAACCACACCCGCAGGGTACGCACTGGCCCGGAGAGCGTCGCGCCGTCCTCGGGGCTCGTCTTCGACGCCTTGAGATGAGCGTATGCGGCGGTCGCGAGCACTGCCGCCAGCAAGGTAAAGCCGATCCGTGCGATTCCTCGGTGCTTCATCCGATCCGGCCTCCCTACCTGCGCTCCTTAACCGCGGAATGCCGGCGACCGTGCCGGCACGCTCGGCTGTTGACAGTACCAGCCCGTTCGTGGCCCGGACCGGCGGTGTAGAGTCCCAACTTCCGTTCGACAGCCGATGAGCGACTCCAACATTCCGCGGAGTGACCCCTACACCGTCCGCGAGGGCGGCGCCGCCCCGCCGCCGGTCACCTGGCGCAGCCGGCTGCGCTATCTCGGCCCCAGCGTCGTCGTCTCCGGCTCGATCGTCGGTTCGGGCGAGATCATCCTCACTTCGGCTCTGGGTGCCGCGGCCGGCTTCGTCCTGCTCTGGTGGGTGCTTCTCTCCTGCTGGATCAAGTCACTGATCCAGGCGGAGTTCGCGCGCTACACGCTGGTTTCCGGGGACACCTACATCCGGGCGATGAACCGGCTCCCCGGCCGCATTCCGATCGGACGCGGGCACGTCAGTTTCCCGATCGCGATCGCCCTGATCGCCCTGGTTCCGGGACTGCTCGGCCTCGGCGGGATCGTCGGCGGCGCCGGCCAGGCCATGACTCTGCTGGTACCGGAGATCCCCTCCACGCTTGCCGCCGGCGTGCTTGCCGCCGTGGCCATCGCGTTGCTCATCACAGGCTCCTACAAGATCCTGGAGAACGTGATGCTGGCGCTGGTGATGATCTTCACCGGCGCCACGCTGGTCTGCGCGATCCTCATGCAGGGTACGGAGTTCGCCGTGACGCGGGCCGAACTCGCGTCGGGCTTCACCTTCGACTTCCCGCCCGAGTTCCTCGTGGCCGCCATGGCCGTCTACGGCTACACCGGCGTCAACTCCTCGGAGACCTCGGCTTACCAGTACTGGTGCGTCGAGAAGGGCTACCCGAACTTCATCGGTCGCAGCGACGCACCGGGCTGGGAGGAGCGCGCCCGGGGCTGGATCAAGGTGATGCAGACCGACGTCTGGGTCACCCTGGTACTTCTGACCTGCGCGACGTTGCCCTTCTACATCCTCGGCGCCGGGGTGCTCAAGAAACTCGGCCAGGAGCCCGACGGCCTCGAGACGATCTCCATGCTGTCCGACATGTTCACCCAGACCCTGGGGCCATGGTCCCTATGGCTCTTCGGCGTCGGCGCTTTCTGCATCCTGTTTTCGACGATGCTCTCCTCGATCGCCGGCGGCGCCCGCTACATCCCCGACTACATCATGGAGCTGGGGTACCTGAAGCGGCAGAACCTGGCCGCGCGCAAGTCCTGGATCCGCGGCTACTGCACCGTGATCCCGCTCTTCGCGTTCACGGTCTACATGTGGATCCAGAACCCGAGACTGTTGATCACGATCAGTTCACTGGTCATCGGAATGCTGCTGCCCATGCAGAGCGGCGCCGTGCTCTGGCTGCAGAAGAAACGGATGGATCCCCGCATACGTCCCGGCCGCGGAATCCGGTTCGGGGTCTGGTCCATCTTCCTGGTCGAGCTGGTTCTGGCGGGGTTCGTCATCCGCTACGTGGTCCTTGGACCGTTTCTCGACTGAATGGCTGCAGGCACCTACGTCGAACAGAGGAGCGATCCCTATACCGTCCGCGAGGGCGGCGCCGCCCCGCCGCCAACAAGCTGGCGAACGCGGCTTCGCTATCTCGGCCCGAGCGTCGTCATCTCCGGCGCGATCGTCGGCTCGGGCGAGATGATCCTGACTTCGACCCTGGGCGCCGCGGCCGGCTTCGTCCTGCTGTGGTGGGTGCTCCTTTCCTGCTGGATCAAGTCCCTGATCCAGGCGGAATTCGCCCGGTACACGCTGGTTTCGGGCGACACCTACGTGCGGGCGATGAACCGCCTCCCCTTCCAGATCCGGATTGGCCGCGGCCACCTCAGCTTCGCCGTCGCTATCGCGTTGATCGCCCTGGTTCCCGGTCTGCTGGGCATGGGAGGAATCATCGGCGGCGCCGGCCAGGCTCTGACCCTGCTGGTCCCGGAGGTGCCGTCGACCCTGGCCGCCGGGCTGCTGGCCGTGATCACCATTGCCGTCCTCACCACGGGCTCCTACCGGGTCCTCGAGAACGTGATGCTTCCGCTGGTCATGATCTTCACCGGCGCAACGCTCGTCTGCGCGATCCTGATGCAGGGCACGGAGTTCGCCGTCACGCGGGCCGACCTTGCGTCGGGCTTCACGTTCAGCTTCCCACCCGAGTTCATCGTCGCCGCCATGGCCGTCTACGGCTACACGGGCGTCAACTCCGCCGAGACCTCCGCCTACCAGTACTGGTGCGTCGAGAAGGGCTATCCGAGCTTCATCGGCCGCAGCGACGCGCCGGGGTGGGAGACGCGCGCGCGGGGCTGGATCAGGGTCATGCAGACGGACGTCTTGGTCACGCTGGTCCTGCTGACCTGCGCGACGGTGCCCTTCTACATGCTCGGCGCCGGCGTGCTGAAGAAGCTCGGCAAGGAACCCGACGGCCTGGAGACGATCTCCATGCTGTCCGAGATGTTCACCCAGACCCTGGGTCCCTGGGCGCTGTGGCTGTTCGGCGTCGGCGCCTTCTGCATCCTGTTCTCGACGATGTTCTCGTTCATTGCCGGCGAAGCCCGCTACATCCCCGACTACATCATGGAGCTGGGCTACCTGAAGCGGCAGAACCTGGCCGCCCGCAGGCTCTGGATCCGCGGCTACTGCGCCGTCGTCCCGATTTTCTGCTTCATCGTCTACATGTGGATCCAGAACCCGCGACTGCTGATCACGATCAGCTCCCTGGTCGCCGGGATGCTGCTGCCGATTCAGAGCGGTGCCGTACTCTGGCTGCAGAAGAAGCGGATGGATCCCCGCATCCGCCCGAGCCGCGGGATCCGAGCCGCGATCTGGGCCATCTTCCTGGTCGAGTTGGCCCTCGTCGGATTCGTCATCCGCTACGTGGTCCTCGAGCCATTTCTCAACTGAGGAGCAACCATGTTTCTACGACTGTCCTGCGCCGCCGCATGCCTTGGCGCCCTGACCCTGCTGGCCGGATGCACTTCCCCGGACGGCGACGTGGTGGAAGCGGACGCCGAAGGCGTCCGAACGATCGGCGAAAGCGCCAGCTTCCGCGGCATCAACGGCATCATGTTCGGGCCCGACGGCGCTCTGTATCTGACCTCCGTGGTGACGCCCGCGGTGGCGCGGATCGACCCGGAGAGCGGCGAGATCCTCGACAACTGGGGGCTGGACGACGGGGCACAGTCGCCCGACGACCTGGCCTTCGGCCCGGACGGTTCGGTCTACTGGACCGACATCAGCAACGGCGACGTGACGATGCGAACGCCCACCGGCGAGACCCGCGTGGTCGCTTCGCCGGGCGTCGGGGTCAATCCGATCACCTTCTCGGACGACGGCCGGCTGTTCGTCTCCCAGTGCTTCATGGACACGAACCTGTTCGAGCTGGACCCGGCAGGCGAGCAGGAGCCGCGGCTCATCCGCGACGACCTCGGGCCGGGCTGCGGCCTGAACGGCATGGACTGGGGCTCCGCCGACGGCAAGCTCTACGGTCCGCGCTGGTTCCGCGGCGAGGTCGTCCGCGTCGACGTCGACAGCGGCGAGATGGAGACGGTCGCCAGCGGCTTCGAAGTCCCCGCCGCGGTCAAGTTCAACAGCGAAGGCGTGCTCCATGTGCTCGACTCGCTCCGGGGCGAGGTCGTACGCGTCGACGGGGACGGCGGCAAGGAGGTCGTCGCCCAAGTGCAGCCCGGGCTCGACAACTTCGCATTCGACGCGGACGACCGCCTCTTCATTTCGAGCTTCGCCGATGGCTTCATCGTCGAGGCCCTGTCGCCTGAGGAGAACCGCATGGTGCTCGCGGGCGGACTCAACATGCCCGGGGGTGTTGCGCTCATCGGCAGCGGCGACGCGACCAGGCTCGTGGTCGCCGACTTCTTCGCCCTGCGCCAGCTCGATCCGGCAACCGGCGACGAACTCGGCGTCGTGCGCGACGTGATCGGTTTCTCGGACATCGGAACATCGATGTCGGTCCATACCGCGGACGGTGGGAATCTGATCCTCTCGAGCTGGTTCGACAACGCCGTTCGACTCTGGGATCCTGCCGCGGACGCGCTAGTGCAAATCTTCGGCGAACTGGCCGCCCCGATCGACGCGATCCAGCATGAGGGCGAGGTCGTCGCCAGCCAGTGGGGCGCCGGCAACGTGATCGCCTTCTCTCCGGGCAACCCCGAGGAGAAACGGGTGCTGGCGGAGGGTCTCTCCGGTCCGGCCGGTCTGACCGCGGCGGCCGGCGCACTCTACGTCGCCGACAACCTCGCGGGCACCGTGCTCCGCATCGGTGAAGACGGTGCCGAAGCCGTGGCCGAAGGTCTGGATCAACCGGAAGGCCTGGCCGCCGCGAACGGTTCGATCTACGTCGTCGAGGCCGGCGCCGGCCGCGTGGTCGCCATCGATGCGGCGAGCGGCGAAACGCAGTCCGTCGCGGAAGGCCTCGAACTGCACGTGCCGCCCAGCGGCGCCTTCCCGAACACGATGCTCTTCAACGGCATCGCCACGGACGGCGAGACCGCCTGGGTCGCCGGAGACGCCGCCAACACCGTCTACGTCATCGACCTGCCCTAACTGGGTGCGCCGGCCTTCTGGCCGGCATGAGGCGCGACGCCGCGAAGCGGCGAGCGCGATCCCTGCCCGACTCAATCCCCCAGGCCGTGATCGCCGTACGTCGTGGCCGCCCCCGTCCCCCCCGGCCCCAGCCGGCCGCCCTCGCCGAAGTGCCCCTTGCCCGGCACGTGGTTCACTTCGACGCGAATGCCGTCCGGATCCTCGACCAGGATCGAGTAGTAGCCTGGCGCGAACCGGTCGCCCTCCTCGGGACCGTGGATGATCGTGGCATCGAGTTCCGACTCGATGAACCGGTAGATCGCGTCGACATCCTCGCGGCTGCGGGCCCGGAAGCAGAAGTGATGCAAACCCGGCCGATCCTGGTCGAACCCTCGGTCGCGCTTGTCAGGCGGCGCTCCGCGCACCAGGATGCCGGTCCGGCTGCCGATGCAGTACAGCACGTCCTCACCGCGGATCAGGGTCCGCATGTCGAGGAAGTTACATAGCCGCTCCCAGAACGGCAGGCACCGCCCCGGATCCCGAACCGTCAACTGGATGTGAGCGATCCCGTTGACGCCTACGGTCTGGCCGGTGCCGCTCATGCAAGACGGTCCGGCCACCGGCGCCTCGCGTGGAGGACGCGGAGAATCTCGACCGCGTCGTCACGGACCCGGTACGGAATCACGTACGGGCTCCCGGCAACAACCAGCTCTCGCGTGCCTGAGACCCGCCCGGGGCGCCCGAATGCCGGATGTCGCGCGAGCCGGTCGACGGCGCTGACGACGGAGGACGCCACCCGTCGCGCGGCCTCGGGATCGTCGTTCGCAATGTACGCCCGCGATTCCTCAAGGTCGGCGATGGCGCTCCGAAACCAGACGATCCTCAACGAGGAGGTTCTCGCTCGTTCCCGGAACCCCAGGACCCGAGCCAGGCAGTCACTCTGCCGTGCTCGACGAACTCCGACGCTGGCGCGGTGGCGGCTTCTTCGAGAGTTCGGCGGATCTCCTCAACCTGCCATTCGTTCACGTCCAGGTACTCGTTCAGCGCTTTGGAGGCGAGAAAGGCCTTGGACCGCTCGGTCGACTTCGCGAGCCGGTCGAGCCGCCGGTGCGTGTCGTCGTCAAGTCGCAATGTCATCGTGGGCAAGGCAGCCTCCTGCACTCCGTTGCGTTCATCTGCATTCAGTATACGACGTAGCCGCCGCCGGTCACTCCCCGCCGGTCGCGGCCGACTCCGCCGATCCGAGTTCAATCAACTCGAAGACGCCGAACATCATCTCGTCCGTCGACTCGAGGCCGAAGCCGACGTCGCGGGTTGGGTCGGGGTTGTCCGGATTGTCGGCAGAGTTGTCGTAGACCGCGACGATCTCGATCACGCTTCCCTCGGGTAGGAGCTTGGGCTCCTCCGGGTAGTAGAAGAGTTGCCAGTCGAAGTCGTACTCCGGCACGTCCAGAAGAGTCTCGCGGCGGCCGTCCGGGTAAACCGCGGTGAACGACATCCGCTTGCCGCGCATGTGCATGTGCGGGAAGTAGGAGACGATCTTCGAAGCGGTCTTCACCTCGTGCCGGGCCTCGAGCCGGTGCTCGGAGGCGCCCGCCGGAATCGAGAAATCCGTCGTTCCCGCGAGGATGGCGGAGATCTCGGCCTCCATCTCTCCATCGCCGAAGTAGAGGCCGATCCGGGTCCTGTCCGTCGTCTCGGACCTGCCGTTCGGGTGGTAGTGCTGGTTCATGACCAGAAGCTCTCCGGGCTCTACCCAACGCCCGGCGCCGTCCGGGAACACGGTCGGTGCCGTGCCGGCGGCCCAGATCGCAAGAACGTTGAAGCGTCCGTCGTCCTCAACGCCGTCGGTCTCGCCCCGGATGTTCTCCGCCTCGCGCTCCTGGTTCAGGTTGACCATGAAGGCAACCTGATGGTGGTTCACCGTACGGTCGCCCGGCCGGAACTCCACCGCTCTCACCCAGCGGCGCTCCGGGATGTTCAGCAGCACGAACTGATTCGGGAACAGATCCGGCCCGTCCGCCGGCACCGTGACCTCCGGCAACTCGATCACGTAGTCCGGTTCGCCCAGACGCCAGCCCTCCGTGAACTCGGGCGGCTCGGGCATCGCCGCCGGATCGCCCGGTTTCGCCCCGCCTTCGACCCAGGAGACGATCGTGTCGATCTCCAACTGGCTCAGCCGTGCGTCGTTCGTCCACTCGCCGTGCTCGGGGCTCGCAAACCACGGCGGCATCTCGCCGCTGGCGACGACGCGCTGAATCGACCGGGCCCACGGCCGCGCGTCGCGGTAGGTCAGGAGCGACATCGGCGCGATCTCGCCCGGCCGGTGGCAGCCGACGCAGTGGCGCATCAGAATCGGCGCCACGTCGTTGCTGAAGACCCTCGAGTCGGCGTCGGCGGCGCCAGCCGGCAGGGCGAGCGCCGAGGCGAGGCCAAGGACGGCAACCGTGGCCATCTGGAACATCGAACGCACCATGATCAGGATCCTGTCATTGCGGTCACTCGCCGCCGGTCGCGTCCGACTCCGCGCTCTCGTCCGAAGCAACTTCGATCAGCTCGAAAATGCCGACCATCATCTCGTCCGTCGAGTGGAAGCCGAAGCCGATATCGAGGGTCGGATCCGGGTTGCGGGGGTTCGTCGCGGAGTTGTCGTAGCGCGCCACGACCTCGACCACGCTTCCGGCCGGCAGTACTTTCGGCGCCTCCGGGTAGTAGAAGAGCTGCCAGTCGAAGTCGTACTCCGGCACGTCCAGGAGGATCTCGCGGCTGCCGTCCGGGTACACCGCGGTGAACGACATGGCCCGGCCGCGCATGTGCATGTGCGCGAAGTAGGACACGATCCGCGAATCCGCCCCGAGTTCGTGGTGGGCCACGATCCGATGGTCCGGAGCGCCGGCCGGGATCGTGAAGTCCATCCTGCCAGCGAGGATCGCCTCCACCTCGATCTCCAGCGGGCCCTCGCCGAAGAAGAGGCCGATCCGGGTCCTGTCGGTACGCTCCGAGTCACCGTTCGGATGGTAGTGCTGGTTGAGCAGCAGCAAGGTGCCGGGGTCCACCCAGCGCCCGGCGCCGTCCGGGAACACGGTAGGCGCCGCGCCGGCCGCCCAGACCGCGAAGATCTTCACGTCGACGCCGGGGGCTTTCCCGCGCCGCTCGCCGTCCGGCCGCTCCTGGCTGTTGCCCGCACCCATGCCGCCGAATCCGCCCATGAAGGCGATCTGGTGGTGATTCACGGTGCGGTCGCCGGGCTGGAACTCCACCGCCCGCACCCAGCGGCGCTCAGGAATGTCCAGCCGCACGAGCTGAGTGGGAGCCAGGTCCGGACCAGTCGCCGGCACGGTGACGGGCGGCAGTTCGATCACGTAGTCCGGTTCACCCAACTGCCAGCCATCCCTGAACCGCGGCTGCTCGGGCATCCGCGCCGGATCGCCGGGCTTGGCGCCGCCCTCCACCCAGGCGACGATCGTCTCGATTTCCTCAGGGCTCAGCCGGGCGTCGTTCGCCCACTTGCCGTGCTCGGGATTCGCAAACCACGGCGGCATCCGGCCACTCGAGACGACCCGTTGGATCGATCGTGCCCAGGGCCGCGCCTCGCGGTACGTCAGGAGCGACATGGGCGCGATCTCGCCCGGCCGGTGGCAGCCGACGCAGTGGCGCATCAGGATCGGCGCCACGTCGGTGCTGAAGACCGTCGCACCGTCAGCCGCCGCCGCGGCCGGACCGGCGGCCACAAGGCACCCGGCGACGACGACTCCCGTCCTCACGAGATGCAGGCCCAACCCTCCAACGGAACCGAGCACTGGCGAGACACTACCGCAACCGCCCGATCCCGAACGGGCGGTTGTGCTCCAAATGCGTGTAGGCGGACGGCGGAGCGGACAAGGAGGGAAGCCCGGATCCGCCGTCCGCCCCACGCCCTCGACAACCCGTTGGAGCTCAGCGGGCCGCCGGTGAGGCCAGTTCGGGTCGCATGGAACCCGCCCTCGCCGGAAACCTGGCTGCACCGGGCTGGCTCACTCCGACCGCAGCAACCCCCATGCCAGAAGCGCGGGAGTCGGACGCTTCCGGGAACGGCCCACGCACGGCGCGAGAATCGGCCCGCATCCCGATCCGTTCGAGTGCTCGATGCGCGACAAGAACGTAGGTTCCGAATCATTGAGCCGACAACAGCGTCGGCGTCCGGCCAGAGTCGAAAACCAAGCTGCTAGAGTCCCGCCTCCACCTAGCAGCATCCCCATCCCCCCAGGAGACCCAGAGACCAATGTACCGACAGACTGCCTGCCGCGTTCTCATCCTCAGCCTGTGCCTCGCCGTGATCGGCTTCGCCCCCACCGCAGCGCAGGATCGACCCGCCAGCCCCGAAGGCGCGGCGGCGACCCAGATCGGCGACGCGTGGATCGACATCACTTACAGCCGGCCGATCCTGCGAGGACGCAGCGGCTACTTCGGCTCCGGCGAGACGTACGGCCAGGCGGCCAACGCCGGCGGTCCCGTCTGGCGGGTAGGGGCGAACGTGACGACCCGGATCAAGACGGAAGCCGACCTGATGATCGGCGGAACGACGGTGCCCGCGGGCGAGTACAGCTTTTTCATCGACCTGAAGGACGGCGCCTGGACCGCGATCATCTCGAAACAGGGCTACATGGAGACGTTCGACCGCGCCAAGATGGAAGAGGGCCTCACCTGGGGCGCCTACGGCTACAACCCGGAGCACGATGTCGTGCGCGCCAGCATGATGACCTCGACAGAGGACTTCTCCATCGACCAGATGACGATCCTCTTCACCGACGTCTCGGACGCCGGCGGTGCGATCGTCGTGATGTGGGACAACCAGATGGGCGTCCTGCCGTTCGGCATCGCCCAATAGCTCTCGGCTAGCTCAGTCCTCCGCGGCGGCCCGGGCCTCCTCGGCCCGGGCGCCGCTCGGCACGTTCGGGACCGCCCAATTCGCCTTTGTGGCAGGCATACTCGAACAGCCCGCCGACGGTCACGCCCAAACCGCGCCCGGTGCTCAGGCGTCGCACTCGCGGTAGGCGTCGATCACAGCCCGCTCACCCTCGCGGCCCGGCTTCGAGTTCCCGTGCTCCATGCCGACGATGCCGTCGAAGCCCCTGCTCTTCAGGTGCCGGAAGACGTTGAGGTAGTTGATCTCGCCAGTGGTCGGCTCCTTGCGCCCCGGGTTGTCGCCCACCTGGATGTAGGCGATCTCGTCCCAGGCCCGGTCGAGGTTCGGAATCAGGTTCCCCTCGGTGATCTGCTGGTGGTAGAGGTCGTCCAGGATCTTGACCGAGGGCGACCCGACCGCCTTGCAGATCTGGTACGCCTGAGGAATCCCCGTCAGGAACACGCCGGGGTGGTTCGTCCAGTGGTTGAGCGGCTCCAGCACCGCGACCAGACCCGCCGGCTCCAGGATCGCGGCGGCACGCTTCAGGTTCTCGATCACGTTGGCGGTCTGGTACTCCCACTCCAGGCCCGGATCGAGCTGACCCGGGACGACGGTGCACCACGTCGCGTTCACCCTCTTGCCGACCTCGACCGCCTTCCTCATGTCCGCCTCGATCGCCTCGCGGGCCGAAGAGTCGGAGGAGGCGAAACTCACGCCGCCCCAGGAGGTGTGGGCGACGAAGACGCCCATCTCCATCCCCAGACGGTCGAGTTCCGCGGCGATCTTCTCCTGCAGCGCCAGCTCGCGACCGCCCATGCCGTTGTCCTCGAGGGCCCGGAAACCCTCATCGTGCATGAAG
Encoded proteins:
- a CDS encoding TonB-dependent receptor; amino-acid sequence: MTRSSLRGPSFVSALVILWCGIATPTAAQEADDETRTMPGRTFSEELTVTARKREENLQEVPFSVVAPSEEVLRNRGVDNLEEIATNVAGFTVQNLGPGQSQVAMRGVASGQIVRDQPGVKEQVGIYLDESVISLSLFTPDIDLFDMSRVEVLRGPQGTLFGSGSLAGTVRYITNQPEIGVSDGFGEFSLNSVGDGGMGGTAKVAVNAPIGDTSAMRITAYHTAFGGFMDAVQPDLGVNEDVNSGERTGARWALRFEPSENVTVTPRLIYQEVEMDGWNRIDDFNILANPYTTTRPAVDLGERQLFTQFEEPYTDEFLLADLKVVIDLPDGYYFTSITSATDRDVLVVRDSTALYASVAGATIGLPEAVYTLDAPLIDATTATGLTQELRLASGDEYTHWVLGVFYSTSERDYGQSLPVTGFEAMTGIPTEGGFGAAVDELFYSDLNYEFDQTAAFFEITWTASERVDLTAGARWYDYEESRAQLFDGLFADPGPTRGKTSADGIAPRFIASFQASENTQLNAQVSKGFRLGGINDPLNVPVCTPEDLATFSGRDSWDDEELWNVEMGSKSTIMGGRGTFNVAAFTMDISDLQTTVTAGSCSSRLIFNVPNARSTGLELELTAQPTGAFDYAISASYSDSELGSTLTSTAADGTTSVVSGIENGNRLPTVPKFQAAVAATYRWEAGSWAGYLTGAFQHVGSRFTQIGDHAPGFGTVDLLALSATNPVGGPLTQSVFRFNPELPAYDLLNLRLGFLNERWDVALFVNNATDERAFLALDQERGTRARVGYLTNPPRTVGVSTRINF
- a CDS encoding CopD family protein produces the protein MSWEVAGRWSVYVPLLLVCGVLGVWLLVVVRGAALSVRDPQVGLRRLGWLFGMLLLAAVLLRAGFQSIEVWGLREWLSYENLRTVALESRWGDRWQWQAAAAAVTALGTVAMLRSPMAGGLITSLGVLSVAAALPMTGHAYGNPQAWVAQSVHILGAGFWIGTLIVVLLVPLVMSVPSRAEIASMHRYWLRAFSPLAVMGASMLVLSGGLLAFLYLPVWDMLWTDPYGQILLVKVGLSVFVLFFGAVNYLRIHFRPDLHTDPLPRTVALEVVFALLVLAATGLLTSTAQPDMH
- a CDS encoding copper resistance protein CopC — translated: MKHRGIARIGFTLLAAVLATAAYAHLKASKTSPEDGATLSGPVRTLRVWFNQEPDVPLSKLALEGPAGPMKVEGLHTMGEKDLMARVSGRMPDGAYTARWKTAGDDGHVLTGEWSFTIDRGGH
- a CDS encoding Nramp family divalent metal transporter, translated to MSDSNIPRSDPYTVREGGAAPPPVTWRSRLRYLGPSVVVSGSIVGSGEIILTSALGAAAGFVLLWWVLLSCWIKSLIQAEFARYTLVSGDTYIRAMNRLPGRIPIGRGHVSFPIAIALIALVPGLLGLGGIVGGAGQAMTLLVPEIPSTLAAGVLAAVAIALLITGSYKILENVMLALVMIFTGATLVCAILMQGTEFAVTRAELASGFTFDFPPEFLVAAMAVYGYTGVNSSETSAYQYWCVEKGYPNFIGRSDAPGWEERARGWIKVMQTDVWVTLVLLTCATLPFYILGAGVLKKLGQEPDGLETISMLSDMFTQTLGPWSLWLFGVGAFCILFSTMLSSIAGGARYIPDYIMELGYLKRQNLAARKSWIRGYCTVIPLFAFTVYMWIQNPRLLITISSLVIGMLLPMQSGAVLWLQKKRMDPRIRPGRGIRFGVWSIFLVELVLAGFVIRYVVLGPFLD
- a CDS encoding Nramp family divalent metal transporter yields the protein MAAGTYVEQRSDPYTVREGGAAPPPTSWRTRLRYLGPSVVISGAIVGSGEMILTSTLGAAAGFVLLWWVLLSCWIKSLIQAEFARYTLVSGDTYVRAMNRLPFQIRIGRGHLSFAVAIALIALVPGLLGMGGIIGGAGQALTLLVPEVPSTLAAGLLAVITIAVLTTGSYRVLENVMLPLVMIFTGATLVCAILMQGTEFAVTRADLASGFTFSFPPEFIVAAMAVYGYTGVNSAETSAYQYWCVEKGYPSFIGRSDAPGWETRARGWIRVMQTDVLVTLVLLTCATVPFYMLGAGVLKKLGKEPDGLETISMLSEMFTQTLGPWALWLFGVGAFCILFSTMFSFIAGEARYIPDYIMELGYLKRQNLAARRLWIRGYCAVVPIFCFIVYMWIQNPRLLITISSLVAGMLLPIQSGAVLWLQKKRMDPRIRPSRGIRAAIWAIFLVELALVGFVIRYVVLEPFLN